The following coding sequences lie in one Danio rerio strain Tuebingen ecotype United States chromosome 3, GRCz12tu, whole genome shotgun sequence genomic window:
- the il4r.1 gene encoding interleukin-4 receptor subunit alpha isoform 2 precursor (isoform 2 precursor is encoded by transcript variant 2), whose product MSSSLFLYQIILTLVCQALCDDPIKDFNCFNDYEAEMTCSFSSESLRNCSGYNMNVTQKLAYEINRYSCVFERSHHNAICECKIEVEGFITEEIFSTTLLKGTKVLLQRDFKTIDYIKPKTPVLFVKKTENGNFHVTWVDSYEQRNVFTDNLFITLTYRIKGEIETNSTKVANTVGFCDIVGSLLQPKTEYILTAKMSSNYNGQKIYSDQSAAVHFTTAPLPNEIVKLVVPPLCIGLLIIICMTFICFLRMKSNWWDKIAKPTIKDNFGNKKGQVLPPSSNAVYPNQVEVINLDFEEEKKSISPVCVNPNNERSSHSVESSPGDYGQAVCDSGSNPVQDIRSQLEFAIAQDNLRLKWNTPLNQFTEMPYNSVESSSKERNRANRDSGTCSGSSVFSNKSYLEGTTDDSSFLDLNCDHSDDRKVSDSIFKLENSIDIIKSLQNFPDEGYQAFSAVVEKRDVVDGCAKLSSNVDADDNVIRQNLITSANPLYSPLLHHDHTIARDDPYKAFQDVSKNTGGQWSTSISTERTLNECGALKFPHIAGQTALLQNTAWDFLNIPPTVEIDLSYHAV is encoded by the exons ATGTCTTCCTCATTATTTCTTTACCAGATCATCCTCACACTCGTCTGCCAAGCACTTTGTGACG ATCCCATTAAGGACTTCAATTGTTTTAATGACTACGAGGCCGAGATGACGTGCAGTTTCTCTTCTGAAAGTCTCAGAAATTGTTCTGGATACAATATGAACGTCACACAAAAACTAGCATATGA GATAAATAGGTATTCATGCGTCTTTGAGAGAAGTCATCACAATGCCATTTGTGAATGCAAAATTGAAGTGGAAGGCTTTATTACTGAAGAGATCTTCTCCACTACACTTCTCAAGGGAACAAAGGTTTTATTACAAAGGGATTTCAAGACTATAGATTATA TCAAACCAAAAACTCCAGTGTTATTTGTGAAGAAGACAGAAAATGGAAACTTTCATGTTACCTGGGTTGATAGCTATGAACAAAGGAATGTCTTTACAGATAATTTGTTTATAACTCTGACCTATAGGATCAAAGGAGAAATTGAAACA AATTCCACAAAGGTGGCAAACACTGTTGGATTCTGTGATATCGTGGGCAGTCTTCTCCAGCCAAAAACTGAATACATTCTGACAGCAAAAATGAGCTCGAACTACAACGGTCAGAAGATATATAGTGATCAGAGTGCAGCAGTTCATTTCACCACTG CTCCATTACCTAATGAAATAGTCAAACTGGTGGTTCCACCATTGTGTATTGGTTTACTCATCATCATTTGTATGACCTTCATCTGTTTTTTGAG GATGAAGTCAAATTGGTGGGACAAGATCGCCAAGCCAACAATTAAAGACAATTTTGGAAATAAGAAG GGTCAAGTTTTGCCTCCTTCCTCCAATGCAGTCTACCCAAACCAAGTTGAGGTTATTAATCTAGACTTCGAGGAGGAAAAGAAAtc gATCTCACCAGTATGTGTGAACCCAAACAACGAGAGAAGTTCTCACAGTGTTGAATCATCACCAGGGGATTATGGCCAGGCCGTCTGTGATTCTGGTAGCAATCCGGTGCAAGACATCCGATCACAACTTGAATTCGCAATAGCTCAAGATAATTTACGGTTGAAATGGAACACACCACTCAACCAGTTCACTGAGATGCCATACAACAGTGTGGAGTCTTCTTCAAAGGAAAGGAATCGTGCTAACAGAGATTCGGGGACCTGCTCGGGTTCATCGGTTTTCAGCAACAAGTCATATTTGGAAGGAACCACTGATGATTCTTCATTTTTGGACCTGAACTGTGATCATTCTGATGATAGAAAAGTCTCAGACTCCATATTTAAGCTGGAAAACTCTATTGATATCATTAAGAGCCTGCAGAACTTTCCTGATGAAGGATATCAGGCTTTCAGTGCTGTTGTGGAAAAGAGAGATGTTGTAGATGGTTGTGCGAAACTTTCCTCTAATGTTGATGCAGACGACAATGTGATCAGGCAAAATCTAATCACCAGTGCCAATCCACTGTATTCTCCTCTGTTACATCATGATCACACAATCGCAAGGGATGATCCCTATAAAGCTTTTCAAGACGTATCAAAAAACACGGGGGGACAATGGAGCACGAGCATCAGCACTGAGCGAACACTTAATGAATGTGGAGCTCTGAAATTCCCTCACATCGCCGGCCAAACAGCCCTGTTACAGAACACTGCTTGGGACTTTTTGAATATCCCACCGACTGTTGAAATAGACCTTTCATATCACGCTGTCTAA
- the il4r.1 gene encoding interleukin-4 receptor subunit alpha isoform 1 precursor (isoform 1 precursor is encoded by transcript variant 1) → MSSSLFLYQIILTLVCQALCDDPIKDFNCFNDYEAEMTCSFSSESLRNCSGYNMNVTQKLAYEINRYSCVFERSHHNAICECKIEVEGFITEEIFSTTLLKGTKVLLQRDFKTIDYIKPKTPVLFVKKTENGNFHVTWVDSYEQRNVFTDNLFITLTYRIKGEIETNSTKVANTVGFCDIVGSLLQPKTEYILTAKMSSNYNGQKIYSDQSAAVHFTTGL, encoded by the exons ATGTCTTCCTCATTATTTCTTTACCAGATCATCCTCACACTCGTCTGCCAAGCACTTTGTGACG ATCCCATTAAGGACTTCAATTGTTTTAATGACTACGAGGCCGAGATGACGTGCAGTTTCTCTTCTGAAAGTCTCAGAAATTGTTCTGGATACAATATGAACGTCACACAAAAACTAGCATATGA GATAAATAGGTATTCATGCGTCTTTGAGAGAAGTCATCACAATGCCATTTGTGAATGCAAAATTGAAGTGGAAGGCTTTATTACTGAAGAGATCTTCTCCACTACACTTCTCAAGGGAACAAAGGTTTTATTACAAAGGGATTTCAAGACTATAGATTATA TCAAACCAAAAACTCCAGTGTTATTTGTGAAGAAGACAGAAAATGGAAACTTTCATGTTACCTGGGTTGATAGCTATGAACAAAGGAATGTCTTTACAGATAATTTGTTTATAACTCTGACCTATAGGATCAAAGGAGAAATTGAAACA AATTCCACAAAGGTGGCAAACACTGTTGGATTCTGTGATATCGTGGGCAGTCTTCTCCAGCCAAAAACTGAATACATTCTGACAGCAAAAATGAGCTCGAACTACAACGGTCAGAAGATATATAGTGATCAGAGTGCAGCAGTTCATTTCACCACTG GATTGTAA